AAGAGGTAATCCGCATTTGCCAGGTCATAATATGGAAGGGCATGGGTTCCAAAGCTGAGATGGTTGGCTGTTCTGAGAGTCTGTTCCCCCGTGGATTCATACATCACGAGACGACCGGATAGGGAATCCATCATCGTGGTCAACAGGCTGGCTAATGTGCCTGACATCGGACGGGCAACCATGGCGGACTTTCCGGCATGGGTTCCGAGTTGCTCCACCCATTCTGCTAGGCCTTCTTCCCAGGTGATCGGACGGAATTGGCCTTGACCTCTTTTGCCTTCACGTCTGAGAGGCCCTTGAAGGCGGTCGGGATTGTACAGACCCTGAAGAGCGGCTTGTCCTCGGGCACAGAGTTTTCCCTCATTGACCGGATGTTTGGGATTGCCTTCAATTTTTTTTGCGCGCCCTTCCATGACGCGAACCATGGTCCCGCAACCGGCTTCGCATTCCTGACATGTGGAGGCATACCAATTCGCCACTCCGGGAACAATATCCTCGTCCGGCAACAGATAGGGCACCAGGTTATGCACCTCTCGCTCACATCCCGGCAGAGATGACCCGGCTGCTGTCAGTCCAAGAATCTTAAATAAAGTCCGGCGGTATAGGTCCATGGCCGTGTCCTTTTACTTGTGACAGGTCCAACAATCGTGAGAGGCTCCTCGTTGTTCATGGCAGGTCAAACACCAGCCCATTTCATAGGTGGGAGCTCTCGGGGTGCTCGACATGCGGGCAACATTTCCATGGCATGAGGTGCAGGACAGGCCCGCGAACAGATGCATTTCATGCGTGAAGTAGACATGATCCGGAAGGCGCTGCAGTCTGACCCAAGGGATCGGCCGTTTTACTTTCCAATAAATCTGCAGCATTTTCATATCCGGTGTCGTTTCAGAAAGGGACTCATGACATGTCTGGCACAAAGCCATGGAAGGGACACCGGCCACTGGAGATTGTGTGGCATACCGGTGACAAAATTGACAATGGATATTCAACGTTCCCGCATGTTGTCGATGACTGAAACGTACAGGTTGCTGATCTTGAACAGGCAGGTCGGCACTTCCGATGGAATAGAGTGCACCGATCCCCATGGCAAAACCTCCGGCTAATAACGCCAAGATGACTCCTTTTATTCTTCCAGACTTCATTCTTGTACAGATGTGAGGATGATAAGTGACCTATGGCTGATGTCCCTTCATTCTTGTCCGCTTCGGCCCATGGCCCCCCACAGGCTTACCGGGCCTTGAAATTCTGAGGGATTTGATCCGTCGTTGAGTAGAATTCCCATATGAGGAATTTCCACTTTTCATCCTTCATGTCCGGCCAATCATTTTTATTAAAGCCTGGGGCCTTTTCTAATTTTTTCGGCTGAATATCCAGAGTCAAATACTCGCGATCCGGTTGGTGGGCAAGCGAGGCCCAGGGGACAGCAAAGAGCTTATCTCCCATACCTAAAAACCCTCCAAAGGATAAAACTGCATACCCGACTTCTCCATTGCTTCCAATGACCAGTTCCTCAATCTGCCCAATATCCTCACCTTGCAAATTCTTGACTGATTTTCCAACCAGCTCACTCGCTTTGTAGGAGCCCTGGTTAGGGGAAAAAGCCATAGCTTGGGAACAGGGCTCAGGGATGAAGATGAAAGCGAAAAAAGTCATTAAAAAGGATACCGGCATAGAGACCTCCATCGTGCGGCGGATTCATAGGTCCTTTTTACTAACATTCACTTAAGAAGCAGGGTACTCTGTTCAATGTAGATTCCTATTCCACTCACTAAAATAGATAAAATGTGTTGGTCCATCAGCACTTTGTCTAGCATCCTCTAAAGACCCCTCTGTAAACGTAGGTTAACTATGAAGGAATCACGAAATTGGCACAGTCAAGGGTTTTTGATAGTGGCGGATCCCATCGAAATCCACTAAAAGGCAGCAGGCTGATTTTGTCATACATGGATGAAGGAGGCGCAGATGATTTTCCTTGTGACAGAGGACCAAAAATTTGTAGAGATGATGACAGGCCGGTTGCGAAAAATGGGAAAAGGTGCGATGGGAATTTCCCCGACTCAAAATTTGCGGATGCACCTTCGACAAACCCCTCCAGATATCATCATCCTGGATGGTAATTGCCCGTATATTGATACGATAGAAATTTTACGGGATCTGAAATCTGCCGGGTTTAAAGGCCAAACGATTGTGTTGGGAGGCGGAACTTCTGAACCATTCGTTCCTGAGGTGTCCCGTTTTGGTGCTATTCAAACGGCTGGTCGTCCTCTGGCCGTCAATCGGGTCATGGGTGCTATCCGAATTGCCCAAGAGCATTTGAATTTGGATTTATGTTATTCCTCGGCAAACAGGCAGGCAGAGTCCTGGGCATGAGGCCGGAATTGTTAAAGGCGGACTTGAATTCAAAAATTTATTCAATGTAAAAAATCCGACCTAATCGAAGGGAGTATGTTGTTATGCCAAACACCAATGCATCATTTTCTGCCTTTTCCCGGGTAGATCAATTGAAACAGCAATTGAAAAAGTTGGAGAACCTGAGTGAATCCCCGGTCGATACCAAAGTGTTGGACCAGTTTGATCGTGAGACTGAGGAGATATTGAAACGGGTAGACGGAAGAGAAGGCAAAATGGCTGCCTATAATTTTGCTACCATGGCAGAAGCCGAAGCCTTGGTCAATCTTCCTGAGTCTGCTCAAGAACCCACCTCCCGTGACCTTTTACAAAAGTCCCTGCAGCAAAGACGACAGGTGTTATTGGGATTGGTCAGTGAAATGGAAAGCCTGGAAGAAACAGAAGCCGAAGTTCTTACCGGAGAAGATCGAGAAGATCCTCCGCTCATGGGATAATCCAGAAAACCAGGTGACAAAATGGGTCTGAGGGAATATCGTCTGAATGATCCCTGCCTGTTTTACCGCGGGCTTATCCCTTCAATCATTTGGCCAGTTAAGAGAATCCCATTGCCCGTGCCAATAGAGGGCAAATCTGCCTGGTCATCATGAGTGGCAGAGCCATATCTGCTGCAGCCAACCAATAATATAGTCTAATATAGCCTGCTCAAGTCGCCATCAAGCGGCGCGAGTACAGAGGGCTAACAAGCATCAGAGATGCTCGTGCGTCGGTTTTGTTTTGAGTGGTCTATCAATCTCCTCTTCTCTCAAGAAATTCTGTAAATGTCATGTTCGATCAACCTGACGCGACTTAGGTAAGCGATTGTGTTGAACTCTCACTTCGAGGGCAAGGGTCGGCCCTGGCCTGTTTGAGGGCATACGCATACCATTCCAGTTCTTCAAAAAACTCTCGGGCCTTTTGATAAAAACGTTGATCAACAGGCGTGCCATCTTCCTGAAAGGCGTCTTGAACATGGGAGATGGGGAACAAAGATGGAATACTGGACATTCCCAATTCAGCCAACATGGCCCTGAGGGTCATGGCGGCACGGACTCCGCCGAACGCACCTGCTGAATAACAGACGATGGCGGAAGGTTTCCGAAAGTATTCCTCAAGAAAATGGTCTAATATGTTCGAGAGGGCAGGAGGAATGGTATGATTGTACTCGCCCGACACAACAATATACCCGTCAGCCGGAATAATCAGGTCAGCCACCTGTTGGAGAGATTGAGGAGCCTGACCAGGCTTGAATTCCTTATACATTTTATCCAACAGCGGGAGGGAGTAGAGAAGGGGATCAATGAGTGTTGCGACATGGCCGCGGGTATGGCAGGTGTTCAGCATAAAACGAGCGGCCTTGATACCCTGCCGGTCGGTTCTGACCGATCCATAAATTATAGCCAAATTTAGTGGCATGGAAATCATCCTCCTAATCGAACGAATTTCACCGCAGCATCACT
Above is a window of Candidatus Nitrospira neomarina DNA encoding:
- a CDS encoding cytochrome c3 family protein, translating into MALLAGGFAMGIGALYSIGSADLPVQDQQPVRFSHRQHAGTLNIHCQFCHRYATQSPVAGVPSMALCQTCHESLSETTPDMKMLQIYWKVKRPIPWVRLQRLPDHVYFTHEMHLFAGLSCTSCHGNVARMSSTPRAPTYEMGWCLTCHEQRGASHDCWTCHK
- a CDS encoding PRC-barrel domain-containing protein, whose protein sequence is MPVSFLMTFFAFIFIPEPCSQAMAFSPNQGSYKASELVGKSVKNLQGEDIGQIEELVIGSNGEVGYAVLSFGGFLGMGDKLFAVPWASLAHQPDREYLTLDIQPKKLEKAPGFNKNDWPDMKDEKWKFLIWEFYSTTDQIPQNFKAR
- a CDS encoding NADPH-dependent FMN reductase, yielding MPLNLAIIYGSVRTDRQGIKAARFMLNTCHTRGHVATLIDPLLYSLPLLDKMYKEFKPGQAPQSLQQVADLIIPADGYIVVSGEYNHTIPPALSNILDHFLEEYFRKPSAIVCYSAGAFGGVRAAMTLRAMLAELGMSSIPSLFPISHVQDAFQEDGTPVDQRFYQKAREFFEELEWYAYALKQARADPCPRSESSTQSLT